One genomic region from Rosa rugosa chromosome 1, drRosRugo1.1, whole genome shotgun sequence encodes:
- the LOC133735257 gene encoding phospholipase A1-IIgamma-like, translated as MGSIATRWRQLSGEKDWEGLLYPLDIDLRRYIIHYGERTGASRDAVITEPKSKNFGQPRYAKRHLFSKVGLEIGNPYKYVVRKYLYAAPKLPSSPGMSCMLGYVAVTTDEGSKVLGRRDVLISFRGAVLGHEKLGNPTVHLPWHTYYTNVDPQSPHNKTSCRDQAQAAVRELLGQYKDEEISVTATGHSMGAAFAAQTAIDLVHNGFNIIKPTGIPVKACLVTAILFACPPRRILGSQNVISGGLEDLHILRVQNKYDNHNEHHDVGIEFKIDTLKSPYLKNALQNVHDLQNYLHGVAGNQGESGFKLDVNRDLALVNKYVDGLKDEYNVVAKWWTEKNKSMVQMDDGSWVLIDHENDGDEGNKLSLQSRI; from the exons ATGGGCAGCATAGCCACAAGGTGGAGGCAACTGAGCGGCGAGAAGGATTGGGAGGGTCTATTGTACCCTCTGGACATTGATCTCCGCCGCTACATAATCCACTATGGTGAAAGGACCGGAGCTAGTAGAGACGCTGTCATTACTGAGCCAAAATCAAAGAACTTTGGACAACCCAGATATGCAAAGCGACATTTATTCTCTAAGGTGGGTTTGGAGATCGGAAATCCATACAAATATGTGGTGAGAAAGTATTTATATGCAGCACCGAAACTACCGTCGTCCCCGGGAATGTCTTGTATGTTGGGTTACGTTGCGGTGACAACAGATGAAGGAAGCAAAGTGTTGGGGAGGAGGGACGTTCTCATTTCGTTTAGAGGAGCAGTGCTGGGACATGAGAAGCTTGGTAATCCTACAGTGCACCTTCCTTGGCATACCTATTACACTAACGTTGACCCTCAATCCCCACACAACAAAACTAGCTGCAGAGATCAG GCTCAAGCTGCAGTAAGAGAACTATTGGGTCAATACAAGGACGAGGAAATCAGCGTTACTGCCACTGGCCATAGCATGGGTGCTGCATTCGCAGCTCAAACTGCAATAGACCTCGTTCACAATGGATTCAATATCATAAAACCTACAGGAATACCAGTGAAAGCATGTCTTGTCACAGCCATCCTGTTTGCCTGCCCCCCTCGCCGCATTTTGGGATCCCAAAATGTAATTTCAGGAGGTCTAGAAGATCTTCACATCTTGCGTGTCCAAAACAAATATGATAACCATAATGAGCACCATGATGTTGGTATAGAGTTCAAAATCGACACTTTGAAATCACCCTACTTGAAGAATGCACTACAAAACGTGCACGACTTGCAGAATTACTTGCATGGAGTTGCAGGAAATCAAGGGGAAAGTGGTTTTAAGCTCGATGTTAATCGTGATCTCGCGCTAGTAAACAAATATGTTGATGGTCTCAAGGATGAATATAATGTAGTTGCGAAGTGGTGGACAGAGAAGAACAAGTCTATGGTCCAAATGGATGATGGCTCTTGGGTGTTGATAGATCATGAGAATGATGGTGATGAAGGAAACAAATTAAGCTTGCAAAGCCGAATTTAA